The sequence TCATTTCTTCGTCTGTCTCGTTCATCTGCTCGATGGCTTGGTCGAGCGTTGCTAGCATTGCTTCCATCAACGCCTGCGTTTGCACAAGCGCCTTTCTCAAGTCTGCGCTTGCGAGGTCGTGCTCGGCTTTGGCGTCTCCTTTCCAATCGGACACAGCGTCGATTAAGGCGTCTAGTTTGCTAATCGCTTCTTCCATCCGTTCGCCTGGGATTAGTCTCGCTTTCTCGATTAGGCTTTGTACGGCAGCGGGGTCGACTTTGATTTCAAGTGACATGTGTTCACCTCACCCTGTAAATGGTTCAACTTCATTGATTTTTTGTTGGAATGTCGCAGCGGCTGCTTGTAATTCTTCTAGCGACAGGGAAAAGCGGGTTAGGAGATATTCTTTGATTAGCGCGCTGCTTTCCGCAAAAGCGTCAGCGGACTCGCCTGTAAAGATGCCTTCGCTTTGCATCAGTTCAAAAGGTGTAAAAAAATCAGTCAATATGCTGGTGACTTCTTCTAACAGCTCTGCATACGTGTCGTTTAACTTGTTTAATTGCTCGTCGCTTATTTCAATTTTGTCTGGGCCGACCAACATCGTCTCTTCACCTCTATTCTCGCTTGCATGTCCGTATTTTCTGTTTTGACAA is a genomic window of Shouchella clausii containing:
- a CDS encoding WXG100 family type VII secretion target — encoded protein: MSLEIKVDPAAVQSLIEKARLIPGERMEEAISKLDALIDAVSDWKGDAKAEHDLASADLRKALVQTQALMEAMLATLDQAIEQMNETDEEMSSKFETKVDHYLADQ